AGATCCACAATCAGCCGAGGTGCTTGCTGAGGGCAAATGGAACACAGAAGGGATGGCGAAAGAAGGCAGTTGTAAATACCAACTAGGACCATGTGACCAGTTACAGAAACAAGGACTGTAATTGTCATGagtatttcctccttcttttgttGTCAATATATTTGTGAGTATATATACctatattaagcaaatatctttgttttcattcctctcttcttcctttatcATGCAACATAAGGtgtattgactttatatcatagtatttaagtattaTTAACTTTACATCATAGTATTCAAGTTATAGGATATCGGGGAAGAGTAAACATCACTCAAGGACTTTATCGCCTATTCTGGAGAAGGAGTTAGTGTGTTTTAGGTTGTATGCAGGATGGTTGTATCATGTTAGGTGGAATTATgaccttgttattttctttatttgaagattaaatatgATGTAAGGAGATGTGTGTAAGTGCCGAGTTGACAAAGGTTGGacttgtgatagttaattttatggtGTCAAATTGGCCTAAGGGATGCTAAAATAtgtggtaaaacattatttctgggtgtctCTGTGAGGATGCCTCCataagagattagcatttgaattggtagactgagtcaAGAAGATCTGTCTTCACTAATGTGGgcgggcatcatccaatccattgaggacccaaatagaacaaaaaggcaaaaaaaggaccagtttcttctctcttcttgagctagGACATTTATCTTTTCCTGCCGTCAGACATTGGAGCTCAtggttcttgggccttcagaCTCCGGGACTTACACTAGTGCACAGCCCCCGACCCTGTTCTCAGgcttttggactcagactgaattataccatTGGCTTTCCTCGTTCTCCAGCTTACAGACAGCAGACTGTGAaagttctcagcctccataactgcatgagccaattcctataataaatcttcTCTTATACATTTccatatatatcctattggttctgtttttctggagaaccctgacaaaTACACTTGTTTTGAGGTATTGCTTGTtaggtttctccattgtaaattTACTCCTACCCCCGCCACTTTCATACTCTTTGGAAGCAATCACTAAGCTCAGCCCACATTCTAGGGCTGGGGAGTTAAGCTCTACTTCCTGAGGGGatagtatctacataaattatttggaattctgctGTATGGGAGACTTGTCTCTTCTCTGTTTATTTAATCATGTATTTATATCCATATggactcatagatatttattttatactgtgggttataatccaatacaacagtatttatttttgttgttcaaattgttccacCTTTTGTCATTGGGAACTCTTTCCAGTTGGCTCCTCTGTCGCTTTGCCATGCCcccatacttttattttttgagcacttccttcctTTCGGGTGCTACAAGATGCTCTAGGCTCATATTTTTTCTGCTCCAGCACTAGAGTATTGGTTCCTTTCACTTGAAAATAGTGTGAAACCAATATCTTGGCACTGAGTGTTCATGTTGCTACTGAGTGCTCATGAGAGTACCACTGCTTCCGGACCCTCTCAGCCATCAGAGCTAGGAAATTTACGTCTGTATACTGacccatgtatatacacatatctataattatttttgtatctattAATCTCTATCTACATTAAGCTAAACACAGGTACATTCTGATGTCTCTGAATCTAATCTAGTACCACACTGATCATTGTAGCCTTCCTCCCTTGCTTATTTGTAAATTCTCTCAAGCAGTGAGAAACCTGGTTTCTTCTATTcaccatccatttacttatttttcaatcCTAGTATACATATATGGCTGTTTCAGAATTGTTTACCCATATCCCCTTTGCCTTTTAGATACAGCGTTTATGTacagtttcttttgtctttagtcttaTCTTTTCCAGTgaaaacactgttttccaaagttacttttgcccattcctttttctcctacctTCTTATTTGGCTAACAAGTGAGCCATTCAATAGCTTATTTTGATTGcaagctcttttcatttttctatttttgtaaagaagTTATGTTGTGATGAGACATTCCTATTTAAAGTTCCTAATTTTTCTGACTGTTGCTTTTTTATGAGTCAGGAATATTGTAATGAGTACTTAGTCTGGTAACGTCAATGTATGTTGGATTCTTTTAGCACAGCTATAGTCTCATTACATAATAAACACAATAGTTTACCATTAATTTGATAACAAAGTAATCCACACTCCACTGTGCCATAAAAGTGCAACATTCAAAATCCATAGGCAAAATCTAAGCGGATCAGTGTGTCTAtgtccaataaaattttatttatggacacttaaatttgaattttgtataattttcacatttcacaaaatattattttcttttgattttttccaaccatttaaaaatgcaaggATAGGCCGTGGGCtgaatttggcctgtgggccatagtttACTGACCCCTGCTCCAAGGTTTTAAAGGTACCCATCAGATCGTCTGTAAATAGAGATAGTTtaacttcttttccaattcatgtgcctctaatttatttctcttgtacATTTTCATTGGCTAACTCCTCTGCTACAAAGTTTAAGGGTAGTGGAAGTAGATAGAGGACATTGTTGCCTTGTTGTTCATCTTAGTGGAAACATTTGTAGTGATTTCCTATTAAGATACTGCTTTTAGGACTGCAGTATATATAATCTGTTATGATAAGAACATAACTATTGATTCCTACTTTCTTGAGTGTTTTCATCAGATGTATTTTATCTAAGGCTTTTCAGGATTTATGGTGATTATTAGTATCATATCTCATATTAATAGATCTAAataatatatgtctatatattttattattattaagattatattattattactaataatgaaacaattttgtattcttggaataaatcctacttagTTATGGTGTGTTTTATTAATGAGATTGGATGctggtaatgttttatttattacttttgtatCAATATCCaaaggtgatattggcctgtagttttaatttttgtactATCTTTACCAGGTTTAATTATCAATGATACATTTACTTAATAAAAAGGATCAGgacattttcctccacttttaaGGAACTAGAACAATTTATGAAACATTGGAACTATGTAGTCTTTGAAAGTGTGGTGGAATTCCCCTGCAAAACCATCTGGCGTTGGTACTTTTTTGTGGGTAGTTCCTTAATAATTGACTCTATTTATTCTATGAAAATTggtctctttaatttttctatctCTAATGGAATTGTTTTTGGTTATCTTCACTTTCCTAGAAAATTTTCTCTATCATCTAGATTTTACAACTTATTTGCATAGAGGTCTGCAAAGTAGTCTCTTATTATGTCCTAAATTTCTTCTGCTTAATAGTTATTTCCCCATtgcttattttgtatatttttgctttctctattttattttgatcAGTTTAGCTActtgtttttctatattcttcatctttaaaaaacaggATTTTGATTCTTTAAGtatgtctattatttttctaccctctattcattaatttctacTAGTTCATTTCTTGTGCTCTCTTTCATTTACTTTGTTgtactttttctagtttttttggGTGGAGGGCTTCACTCAGATCCTTTTggatcatcttttaaaaaaattgtaataaaaaaagtaacacaaaattcaccatcttaaccatttttaattgtacagtCCAGgggtgttaagtatattcacattgctgtgcaaatttttaaagtgttttgaaattcatatttaattaatttattttcaatctttcatTTTTACTGATAACAGTGCGTAGTGCTATATTTCCTCTGATCACTGCTTTAAACGTATTCCATAGATTGTGATGTGTTTACATCattattcattttagaaatgctgtacttttatttttttaattaattaattaatcattttctgaggaagactgtccctgagctaacatcgtgccaatcttcctccattttgtatgtgggatgccaccacagcatggatgacgAGTAGTGTACATCttcacccgggatgtgaaccctcgaacccaggctgctgaagtggagaacgccaaagttaaccactagggCTGGTGCCTAGAAATTCTGtacttttactttgtatttttcttttcaaccaATAGTTGTTTAATTGAAGggttgtaaaaaaaaattccaggcagaagacccttttttatattttgtcaatACTTTCTGGTTTTACTGCATTATGATCAGACGGTATTGTTTGTAATATTTCTACTTTATGGAAGTTactgatattttctttatgactTATGATCAAGTTTTTGTGACTTTCATGGACACctgagaaaatgtattttttaatattaatgtgaAATGCATAAGATCGACATTATTAATTATGTTCTGTAGGTCCTCTATATTATTGCTTACTTTTTTTGCCTACTTATACTGAGAATGGTACATTAATGTCTCCTATCATTAACGTGTTTTTATCTATGACTTTATGCATCTCCTGTATTTTCTGCTTCATAAAACTGGTTGCTGTgttaattttttgctgaggaagtttcactctgagctaacatttgttgctaatcttccttagttttttttttttgcttgaggaagattgtccctgagctaacatctgtgccagtcttcctctattttgtgtgtgggtcacagccacagcacagctgacaagtgatgtaggtccacacccaggatccaaacctgtgaacacagcctccaaagtggagcacaccacactcaactgctacaccacagggccagcccctggttgcTGTGTTATTTGATTCATTTTCAATTGTGGATTTCAGTGTCGAAAAGCACCCTTCTTTGTCACATTCAATGTTTTTTGGCTTGAattctactttatctgatataagaaTCACTACCCCTGATTTCTTATTGTTTCCATTTGCCTggtgtatttttttgttattaatacAATTGAATAGATTCCTACTCCTAGCaatcctgtgtacagcagagcagaaccctgcctagtctttttgcaccatcctctcatctttatctcttctttcatttttggattttttgaAGCATTTTGTTTTCCATCGTCTCTTGCATGCAGCATATTATTGGGACTTTCTTTGTGAGTCAAATTGAAAATCTTCTTTTAATAGATGAATTAAGCCCATTCACATTTATTGATCTAAGtgatatgttatatattatatatttccatCTCTACAAGATTGGCTTtcagagaggttttttttttctagtgattATCTTTGTACTTATTccttttttgaaactttttattttgaagtaattataaATCAAAAGAAGTTTCAAAAATTGTACAAAGAGGTACAAAACCATCACATGGCTTCCCCTAGCAGTAACGTTTACATAACTATTATACTTATACCTTCTTAAAATTGCTTATGGGCACATTGGTACAGAATTTTCTAAGTTCTGAtttgtttaaaactttttctttttctatagccTTGATATTTGGAGACTAGCTTCACTGTATATAAAATCCTTGGTTCacactttctttccttgaatttcttGAAAATACTGCTTCATTGTTGCCTTGCTTTGTATGTAGTTTTTGGAAAGTCTGATGCTAGATTAATTCATCTGCCTTCATAAGTTTTTTGATGTTTTTGCCTAGAGGACTGGAagatatgttttctttatctttcatgtcTATAGTTTTACTAGGCTATGTCTTGGAATTGACAACTTTGGATAATTTTCCCAGGAACCCAGTGGGACCTTGCAATGTGTAGACTTAGGTCTTcaactttggaaaattttcttggattatagttttaaatattttaacttttagttCTGTTACcttgttttgtctttcttcccCAGTGATTCCAATTATACAACTGCTAGatcttctttgcttctctcttttttttttttttttgaggaagattagctctgagctaactactgtcaatcctcctcttttttctgagaaagactggccctgagctcacatccgtgcccatcttcctctactttatatgtgggatgcctaccccagcatggtgtgccaagcggtgccatttctgcacccagaatcccaaccagcgaaccctgggctgccgaagcggaatgtgcgcacttaaccgctgtgccacagggctggccctttgcTTCTCTTTCAATTCACCagtttctttctagtctttttcacttccttctttatttcatttcattctctcagttatttttctgcctttttgaaTGACCTTATTAAAGTTTCTTGAGTCTGTTTTCCCTTGGGAACCTTTTAATTTATCTTCACTTCTGagataattttgtgtttttcttccacTTATTTTTTTAGCTTggtcagttttttattttttctgactgAGAGTCTGAATCAGGGTGATTTATTTCATACCCTCAGGTATTTGTTTGcatacatttaattaaatttggaATGTTGTCTTgcaggttttttttcctgcttcgtAGTTCTTTTCTGAAATGGAGTGTGTTACCAATTGAGGtgtgttgaattttttttctgaatttttggtAACAACTCTGTACAGATTTGTTGAGGAGTCTTCTAGTTTTTTGTGGTTTTGTGATGGTTTATAATAGTCTTAGTTTAAAGGCACACCACCTTCTTCCAGTGTACCCAGTTCCAgagcctttattattttttggtggtGAAGGGAGGAGTTGTGTTTCTTTTACCctttttgattctcttttttcttgtaggACCCTAAATGttctccttttacttttatttttacccttCAACACCCAATTACTGAAGGTTGTTTCTCacttattttttgccttttatttcttccctaGAAACCATGCCTTTTGAAAACTGCTACTTCAAATTGTGCGTACTTTTAAGTTACTTTCCTGTACTCCATGCTCTGGTCCACCAgggcacttaaaaaatattttcatactttaggtggacttattcttttttttcaatgattttaGATCAACCCTATTCCCTACAGTTTTTCTCAGCCCACTCTTGCTCACTGCAAAAATTTGTAGTGAAGCATGAATGTGAGAGAGTATTTGCTGGgctttggtgttttcttttcttttttttaaacttagagtTATATTGAGGTTTAGGGATTTTTCTGTCTTCAAGTTTTGTTTACCATGTGGTTTCagtgccttttaaaatttattcttgttattttgtACTGCTTTTGAAGGAAATATTAGGAGATACAGACCAAAGCAGTCACCATTGTCTTCAGCAACCTGGatgtcttaaaaaaattattgttatgtTTTATCCAATGAATGCTTGCTCATTTGACAGTATAATTTAGATTATATTGTCATATTGTCATCTCTGACTATGAAGCAGTCATATTTCTAGGTGTTGAATCCCATGCTAAGACCCATTGGTGCTGATCTCTTCctagatttgatttttttaactcattttttaaggATTTGCCTCTCTGATATGCTCACTCTCTGACTTCGTTATTCATATCAGAAATAAATTCATCCAGGtattaaactaataaaaatgtaaaattgttttaatgattTAGATGGAAATGTTTCTAAGGAGCAGTTTGAGATTGTGGCTCTTCAGCCGTCTGTTGAGCTTACACATGATGCATTCTAGGAATTCAATCATATAGTAAAAAATCTTGATGCTTTCCACGTAATTTAAGATTGTGGTAGATATACCAtaggaacaaagaaaatggagTGAAAATGTGAATACCTTTAAGATACACAGTGGGCAGATAGTTTGGACTCACTAGATACAGAAAATACAGTGTTCTTTTTTGTAAGAGAGTTGGATAGAGGAAACAATATCTCCCATATTCTTATTTCCAAAAAGCTTTCTAATATGATAGCAAGTGAAAAGAGTTTTTTTCTACTGAACGAGATGTCCTAACTCTTCTGTTTAGCCACACCTGCATaggtattttcaatttctttgtcttcagGACATGTATGGGTAAATTCTTCACGGGCATAGGCATTGTGGAGATAGCGCCAGACACCTGAGAATTCTGCTGGAATGTCAAAGTCACGGTATTTCTTGGCAGCAACctaggatttgggggaaaaaagagaaaaatgcaattgGTGGTAAAAGGCTACAGTAACATGCCCAGTGTGTAGAAACATATCTCAAAAGTCAAGATCTTTGAGGACATGTTATCTACACAGAAAGGActacaaaataaacaagaattttGGATTTACTACTTTAATGTTTTGTCAAATATAAACAAAGCTATATTCTTGCAATCATATTTACATTTACGCTGTATTTAATTATGAATATGTTTAGAAGAaggaagcacagaaaaagagcatATATCTCCCCAATAAACTAAGAATTTGTTTAGGGTCCTTACTGTGTCCTATTTCTTTATGTAATCTCTGTGTCTGACATAGACACATAGACACATAGGACCTGAGACAGAATAAGTTctgttcaataaaaatttgttaaatcaTTGATTAAATTATCACAATAATATTAATAGCCCACATCATTTATCACTTGTTATgccttaatttatttaattttttaaacaattctgtGAAATAGGTAATATTACCCTTGTTTTATAGACAAGACAGTAGAAAATACCTTCTGatttaggaagaaataaacaaggttattatgcttcctggaggagatcaTTATGGATTTTTCctctgaggagaaaaaggagatatACACTATGTATGATGACGATGACAAAGCCATCATGTAACAATCTCACACTGAATGGTCACTGTGCTTCATGCTGCCAACTCCCAAACCCTTCACAAACCATTCAGCCCGCCCTATAAACACTCACTTTAATAATGTTCAATTTGGGTAACAAGCTGCAGTCAGCCAGTGTCAACTGATCTCCATCTAAGAACAATCTTCTGGAAACAGTGAGTTCCTCAGCACTGTCTGGATCGATTTCATCCAGAAGTGGGGTGTTTAAGTAGTCATCCAGACGCTTAAATTCTCTGAGCATAGATTTTTCAAAATCTGAGGCAATGAAGTCACAGGGttacttataaatatattgtCTTCATGACTAAATACATTCTCAATATGCTTTTCACACATTTAGACTTCTCTATCTATACACATTGCTTACACTGGCTCTTCAAAATCTAAATAGTTAACTAGAACACTCAACTACCCACTGATAAGATAGAGTCAGATGTTAATCAAGTGGTGAGTGGAAATATTTTTGGACTTTTATTGAGGAGGTGCATTGAGAGGAgagtcaaaaagagaaagaaaagtgaggcATGCTATCATTCAACACAGAAGAATCAGAAAGTAGAGTCAGATATTAATAGTTCTCATGATTCAGAGGATAGTAAACCTATTCAAGAATGTTGTGGGAGATGGTAGTGCTATGGTTTAAGAAACCTTAAAGGTAAACAAGACTGGGAAAGTTGAGGGGCTAAGAAATATAGTCCTGCGGTTAGTTCACTTCTGGCATGTTAATGCTGTAATTGAGCTAAGCTGGTAATTGCCATATTGAATCTTGAGTTCTAAATCTAATAAAACTTCATGCAAGGGAATTtcagaggagagaacagagaatgaGAGGAAGGGTATTCCCCAACATATACTGTATATTCAGGAAAATCCTATTTTAGCTGAGTTGAGAATGTGAGAGTGAGCaagtgagaaagacagagagatttaAAGAAAGGTATCTTACTCTTATTTGCCTCCTTTTGTGTATTCTTAATGTATGCAGAAAACTTGGCAAAGAGGTTACAGCCAACATCAAAGGACTCCTTGTTCTTGGGACTCAGATGAGGATACCTTAAAAAGAAACGTCACTGCACTATCATTTACACATAACAAGACAGAGACCAGGTGTCCCAGCTTGCACTCTACTGAGAATGAAAGTTTTGGAAAATTGTGCTGGAAACTGAAGGTCCCGAGAAATCTCTCAttggaaatatgtatttttcccaATCTCAGAATACTTTAGTTTCTAAAGTGCTCTGGGAAATCAGCTGTTTGGAATTTAAAACTCATTTAGGTGTAGAAACAATGTTTCAAATGGTAGTTAGGTCCCCAAACTTGCTCCTAAAAGCCTATTTGGCAGAAGATATGGTGATGATACATTTTCAAAGGTAactaataggaaaaaatatgacttcaaatattttaccttacaaaacaaatgaaggaataaagaggGTGAAGACAATGGAAAAAAGTAGCCAAGATGTCTTCCTCTTAGAAATACAAAGttcatttagcataataaaaTCAAGTAATGTAGTAATGTAATTGGTCactaacaaaaaggaaaaccatatgatcatgaatagatgaagaaaaaatattcagtggAAATCAATTCATATTCATAAAAAAACCCCTCTAGCAACTAGAAATGGTCAGACTAAACACTTAGCCATCttccttgattcttttctttctttccattcccacATTTGATCCATTGGCAACTCCAGCCAGCTTACCTTTCGAAATGCACCCAGAATCTGTCCACTTCTCATCACCCCCACTGCCCACTGCCCACTCCAAAGCTTATATTACTGAAACAGCTTCTCGACTATTCTTTCCACTCCTGTGCTTGTCCCCCACACTCCCTGACTCTTCTCCACTTTCTGACAGAGCAATCATGTTAAAATATGTCATATTATGTCTCTCCCTACTCATTACCCTGCACTGTCCCCATCCCATTCAGATTCGGATCCCAATGCGATCTGACTCCACCTTACCTCTTTGCTCTCATCTCCTACTCTCTTCTTCACTCAACACTAACGTCCTTGCTGTTCTTCAAACAGGCCTGACAAGCTCTCGCCCCAGGGCCATTTCACTTGGTCTGCCCTTAAATGGAGTGCTTTCTCTCATATATGCACAtggcctgctcctcctcttctttcagatctttttttctgataGCTCCTCCTAAATGAGGCCTTTCTTTGG
This DNA window, taken from Equus przewalskii isolate Varuska chromosome X, EquPr2, whole genome shotgun sequence, encodes the following:
- the CLIC2 gene encoding chloride intracellular channel protein 2, producing MAGPKSSIETDPEIELFVKAGSDGESIGNCPFCQRLFMILWLKGVKFNVTTVDMTRKPEELKDLAPGINPPFLVYNKELKTDFIKIEEFLEQTLAPPRYPHLSPKNKESFDVGCNLFAKFSAYIKNTQKEANKNFEKSMLREFKRLDDYLNTPLLDEIDPDSAEELTVSRRLFLDGDQLTLADCSLLPKLNIIKVAAKKYRDFDIPAEFSGVWRYLHNAYAREEFTHTCPEDKEIENTYAGVAKQKS